In Chlamydia gallinacea 08-1274/3, the sequence TTTTAAATACTCTAGAATCTTTTTTTCCATGGGCCTCTTTCCTAATCAAGCATCCCTGCAATACTTCCAGATAAATAATAGAAAAACCAGAAAGCTGCATCAGCCTAAACCTAAAAACTACCTCTATTCAAGGATAACTCGCCGATAAAACTACCTCAACGCACAAAGACAACTCAAAGAGACCTCTTTGCCCAACTACCTCAAGCCGTTACGAGTTAACATTGCTAGAAGTCTTTATACATTTGCTAATTACATCTCGTCAATATGTGCAGAGACTTCCTAGAAAGATAAGAAAAGACTTGTAAACAGCCAAAAACACGTGACTTATAAGAAATATTAAAGAAACTTACTTCTTTTTCTTTGTGGAACCCTTCTTTTTCCCTTTAGCAGGGGCAGCGGTCTCTTCAACGGGAGATGGAGCTTTAATATTGCTATAGCGTTTTAAAAATTTATCAACACGCCCCTCAGCATCTACAAATTTCTTGCTTCCTGTAAAGAAGGGATGTGAGGCTGAAGAAACGCTGACGTAACAAACGGGATACTCTTTTCCTTCAAAAACTTCTGTTTTGTCAGTTTGATACGTAGATCCGCAGACAAATTTATATCCAGTAGAAGAATCTACAAATAAAACCTGTCTATATTCAGGATGAGTGTTCTTTTTCATATTGACAACTCCAAAATCACCATCTTAGTATACGAGAAACCTTACTAAGAAACTCAGAAAAAGTGTACCGAAATACCCTATGAAAAGGCAAGAAAAAATGCACCCACTCCCTATGCTATTTCAACTTTTTCTAATCATGTTTTTGTCCCTTCCCTTTGGACTGAAAGCTCAGGAAATATCTTCATTTAAAAAAAATATTTTTCTTGCACACCCAGGCGACTATGCAGTTCTCAGCAAAGGAAGTCAAAAAATATTTTTACTTGTAAAATCTATTTCTCCCGATGCTGTATGGCTAGAAATAACCGAGTTCCCCCACTTATCTCCTTCTGAGCGTACTTTAGTTAAAGATACTCCATGGAAAACCCTGATTCATACATTAAAAGCACATAAAAAGATCTCTTTGATTTACTTATCCTATCAAGACACTCGGGTGTTCAGTTTTAACAGCAAAACCCACTCCTGGATTCCCTCAAACCAAAATGACTTAAATCCTTTTCTTTCTACCTTATTACATCTTTCTTTAAGAAATGCTCCCACACATTTAATCAAAACTCAAGGGAAAGACCAGACTCCCTGGTCTCCTAAAGTATCCTTGAATGGCATGCCCTCTGTGAAAATACCTACACAAGCCAAACATACGTTCTGGCCTCCAGACACTTCTGCATTATCAGGCAGAAGTATCCTGATGTATTTCACCGTGCCCGACATCTCTGTCTTTCCTATTTGGATAAGTATAGATACCCCCAAGGGAGAAGTAATCGTCCGAGCAATCGATGTGGGACACGACGCCACCTCCCCTCTAACATACTCTTTACCAACTATAAAATAACTCTACATTCTAAATGTAAAGTGGCAATGATTTCTTCAATAAAAAAAGAAAAATCTTGCTCCTTACCTAGAAAATATTTTTGATTGAAAAATCTAATACAGTAAAATAGCCTTCAATACCTAAACATGATTGTTTAGCAATAAAGATGACAAGGCTCGTATGTTTCTTTAAAAATCATGGATTTCAATAAAAGAACTTCCCTCAAGCCTTAAGTACTTCTCTATGCATTATAGAGACTAGCGTCAGTACAATACCATTCAGTAATTCAGGATTGCTACGGGCATTTTTTATGAAACAACAGTATTCTCTAAATAAAAGTCGCCAAATACTTCATTCTACATATAAGCTGCTTAAAAGCAAAAAAGTTGCCTGTCACCCCAATGCTCAAAAAGAAGGGAAAATCCTTTTAGAACAATTAGAAGAAGCTATTTTCCAAAAAGACAGGGAATTGGCCAGCCAACTAGCTAAAAGAGCTCAGCAATTCCAAAAAACATACCCATCTTCTCTGGTAAAAAAAATTTGGGAATTTACAAAAGCTATTTTCTTCGCAGCTATTCTAGCTTTCTGTATTCGTCAATTTTGGTTTGAACTTTATGAAGTTCCTACCGGATCCATGCGGCCCACAATTTTAGAACAAGACCGCCTGATTGTTTCTAAAACTACGTTTGGCCTTCATTTTCCTTTTATTAAACAACCTTGGGGATTCCGTCCTGAAGCTGTGACTCGTGGTGGCCTAGTCGTCTTTACCGTAGGTGATCTTCCCATTCCTAACCCTAACACACAATATTTTTGGTTTTTTACAGGAAAAAAACGCTATATCAAGCGCTGTATGGGAAAACCCGGTGATATTGTATACTTTTACGGGGGGAAAATTTATGGTTTAGATCATAAGGGAGATCCTATTACATTTCCTACAGAGCATGGTTTAGATCAGCTTTACCACGTTCCCTACATCTCCTTTGATGGCTCTACAGAAATGACAAAAGGAGAAAAAACAACAATATGCTTCAAACAAATGAATCAACCTTGTGGGAAACTCGTCTTCCCTCGCGAAGAATCTTATGGGCAATTTTTCAACCAGAATACGTGGAATAACGATACACCAAATGCTTTAAAATACCCACATCAAAAGCCAGTAAGCTATGCAGATCTTTTTGGTATGGGAAATTACGCTATGGTACGTATTCTTACTCATAAACAAGCCAGCCTATCCCATATAACACCAACTTCCCCCGCCATAGCCTACCTAGAAATCAACCATACTCCAAATACTTCCTATCCCCCACCACAAATTCATAGTTATAATCAACAGTTATTCCCTACCCTACGTCCTATGACAACTCTCCTTCCTCTAAGACAGGAACACATTCATTTAATTAGGAATAACCTCAATACATCACGTTTTATCATTTCTGAGGGTGTTGCTTATAAGTATCAACCCAATGTGTTAAAGCTCGACCCAGCATCACGCATTTTTGCCTTACCCTTCCCAGGGGTTGAAAACGGCTGTTATGAATACTTTAAAGGAGAAGCTTACAAAATTGGGTTTGGTGGAATTCGTTACAAACTTAAACCCACTCATCCGCTTATGCAATTAAATGATAATCAAGTTATTGATTTATTTAATTGTGGAATGAATTTTAATTCGTTTTATATCCCTACAAATCCTAAACACAGTCCACTACCTAACCGTTATGCCTTCTATAATCACGGCAACCTCTATATCATGGACTCACCCATTTTCATTCAAAGTGACCCGGCATTACAAAAATTTGTGGAGCTAGAAAAAGCAAAACAAGAAGCTTCTTCCGAAAGTCAACCTTATATAGGATTTATCGATCGCGGCCCCCCCCCTAACAATCCTGAAGAATTTGCTACATTTATTCGTAACTTCGGAATACACGTTCCAGAAAGACACATATTAGTCTTAGGAGATAATTACTCCATGAGTGCAGACAGTCGAGAATTTGGCTTTGTCCCCGTAGAAAATTTGCTCGGAACACCTTTATGGATTTTCTGGCCCTTAGGACATTTCCAACACTTAAAAAATGTCTCGTCTCCCACGACATTGCCTGGCTATACAGTCAATGGCCTTGCTTTAGCAGCTCTTCTATATGTTGCAAGCCATTCTTACTTTAAAAAGCGCCGTCGCTTATTCCCCAAAAATCAAAAATAATAAATTAGAAAAGAGCCTCCATTTACAAGAGGCTTTTTTTCATTTACATGGACTGGATACTACGTTAAAAGCAATAGTCGTTGGGTACCCATTAATATCCCATTCCTCTCCTTCTAAGAGATCTGCAAACTGGTATTGCTGGGTCAATGTTTCCTCGCAAATATACTCTTTATATTTCATGAATGCTGCTTGTACTTCTGATGACGTTTTCATCTGCAAGGAAATACGGTCAGAAACCTGAAGTTTGCGGTTCCTACGCATCGTGTTAATTTTATTTACAATCTCCCTAGAAAGGGCCTCTGTAATGAGATCTTCTGTCAATTGACAATCCAAAACAACTGTAAATAGTGTAGAGCTACGCGCCACATACCCAGGCTCTGTTTCCCAAGAAATGAGTACATCATCGAGCTCGAGTGTCATCTGGGTATCACCCAAAAGAAGAGACACATATTGCTGTTGTAGAAACCGTTGTATTGCTTCTTGAGATAGGGAAGCTAATGCCTTTTTCACTTCGTTAATTTTACTCCCTACCTTCTTCCCTAAAGAACGGAAATTCGGCTTCACTGTTGTTCTAATAAAGTGAGGCGTCTCTTTATAAAAGACTATATTTTTTATATTAAGTTCCTCAGCAATCAACTGCTCAAAAGAAGTTAAAACATCTAAACGCTCCTTAGGCCCAATAATATAAAAATTAGATAAAGGTTGACGTACTTTCAATTTGTATTCTTTGCGCAACGAATGGCCTAAACCAACAATTTCCCGTACATCACTCATACGTTGTTCTAACTCAGGGAATACCTTATCAAGATTCTTATGTGGAAAATCACATAAATGTACAGACTCTTCAGAAGATGTGTGTCGAATTTGCTGATAAATATCTTCCGATATAAATGGAATAAATGGAGCAATCACCTTGGAAAAAACTAAAAGAACCTCATAAAGAGTTGCAAATGCAGCTCTTCTATCTAAAGTGTCTTCAGACTCCCAAAAGCGACGCCGAGAGCGACGAATATACCAATTAGTCAGATCATCAATAAATGCTACAAAAGGATGAACTGCCATATGCAAATTATAAGCACCCATACTATCACGAACCTTGCCAATAACAGTATTGAGATTCGATAGAATCCATCGATCAATCTCAGTATAGGCACAACCCTCCTTCCCAAACTGACTCTTGTCGAAACCATATAAATCTGTGTACGTCTTAAAAAATGTTAATACGTTGGTTAAAGGAAGAAGTATCTGCTTCAAAATGGACTCAACACCTTTATCGGAAAACCGTAAATCTTCAGCTTTAACAACAACACTATGCAATAAATATAATCTTAAGGCATCAGCTCCGTAGGTATTCATAATATGCATAGGACTGGGATAATTATTTAATCTCTTAGACATTTTGTTTCCGTCTTCTGCTAAAATAATCCCATTGACTATCGCATTCTTAAATGCCGGCTGGTTAAACAACGCTGTAGAAATGACTGTAAGCGTGTAAAACCAACCTCGCGTTTGATCTAATCCTTCAGCAATAAAATCGGCAGGAAAACTGGATTCCGTTTGTTGTTGATTTTCAAAAGGATAGTGGTTTTGAGCGTAAGGCATAGCTCCTGAATCAAACCAACAATCAAAAACATAAGGAACACGTTGGAAAGACTTACCATTCTTTTGAATTTTTAATTGATCAATAAAATGACAATGCAAATCGGAAATCTTTTCTCCTGAAAGTTCTTCGAGTTCTTTAATAGAACCCACAACTAGAATTTCTCCATCTGCACTTTTCCAAATAGGAATCGGTGTCCCCCAATAACGGTTTCTACTTATTGCCCAATCCCGAGCCCCTTCTAACCACTTACCAAAACGCCCTTCCTTAATATGCTCAGGGACCCAATGGATCTTTTGGTTCTCCTGCAACATTCGATCTTTTATCTCTTCAACAGCAATAAACCAGGAGTTTACAGTCTTATAAATTAATGGAGTATCTGTCCTCCAACAAAAAGGATACCTATGCATGATTGTGCCTTGATAAAATACTTTACCAAGTCCTTTTAACTTTCTGACAATCTCCTTGTCACAATCCTTAATATACTTTCCTTGATACTCAGGAACCTCTCCAGTGAAATACCCATGATTATCTATAGGACAAACAACAGGAATATGGTGTTCTTTACAAACAAAAAAATCTGCTTCTCCAAATGCAGGTGCCATATGGACAACACCCGTCCCTTCATTTTCCTCGACAAAAGGACCGGGAATAACGCGAAAAGCTCCTTCCTGACGTTTATGAGTAAAAATATCAAAAGGAGGTAAGTAATTCTTACCCACAAGGGATGTCCCAGGAAAACTCTCTAGAATCTCGTAGGATGTAGAATCAGAAAACCAACGTGCTACACACTCCTGGCCTAAAATCCACTGCTCTCCAGAACTTTTATCAATAATACGTACATAAATAAGTTCTGGTCCTACTGCAACAGCCATATTGGATACCAACGTCCATGGAGTTGTTGTCCATACAAGTAAAGACGCGGGATCATCAACTAAGGAAAACTTCACGATTATAGAAGGATCATTAACTTCTTTATAATTTTGTCCCGCTTCAAAATTAGATAGTGGGGTCCCCAGCTTTGTAGAAAAGGGAACGACTTTTACACTCTCATAAACAAGTCCCTGCTTATATAAAGAAGAAAATACCCACCAAACGCTTTCCATGAATGAAGCATCCATGGTCTTCCATGTCGCAGAAAAATCTACCCATCTTCCTATACGATTAACATAATGTTGCCATTCTTTAACGTAGCGTAAAACAATATTGCGACATTCTTCATTAAACGCACCGATCCCAAAATTCTCAATAGCTCCCGGAGTTGTCAAATTCAAAGACTTCTCTACTTCATATTCTACGGGTACACCATGACAGTCCCAGCCAAACCTTCGGGGAACATAATAACCATTCATAGTCGCAAAACGACAAACAGCATCTTTGATCGTTCCAGCCAGCAAATGTCCATAATGAGGAAGCCCTGTAGCAAACGGCGGCCCATCATAAAATGCGTATATAGGCTTACCCAAACGCAGTTGTAACGACTTCTGGAAAATATGATTACGGTTCCAAAATTCTAGTATTTGTTCTTCTCTATCTACCAATCCATCCTTATATTCCGTATCCATTTCCTTAGCCATGAAGTATGTATAAATTTGAAATCTCCATTAAAATAAAGGGTTTTCTGGTTTTCGTCCACCTCCCTAGAATTCAAAAAATCTCATTCTATTGACAAAATGTATGACAAAGAGATACTAAGGTGACAAAAAAACCGAAAAAAGACGTAAATGTTTCGGGGGTGTATAGGTTTCGACTTGGAAATGAAGTGTTAATAGCATGCGGAGGGCGTTGGCTGGCCTCCTAAAAAGCCGACAAAACAATAAATGCCGAACCTAAGGCTGAATGCGAAATTATCAGCTTCTCTTCTCTCTCTGAAGAAAGATTAGCTGCTTAATTAGCAAAAGTTGTTATCTAAATTTAGATAACCCGGCGCTCTTGGGCTCCACCAGAGGCTTAAGAAGCGCCGTCATCCATCTGGTTGGAATTTGCTCCTTCTAATTCTCAAAGGAGTTCATTCGAGATTTCTGAGAGTCGTTGTCTCCTATAGACGTTCTTAGCTAAGGGAGGTCAATGTAACACGACTAGGAACTAAGCATGTAGATATTAACAGGGAGTTTGCTAAGGACGAGAGTTCGAGTCTCTCCACCTCCAATTATCATTGCATGTTTTAAATTTTTTATTGTTATTTGTTATAATTCTCTTTATTATAAGAGCATTTCTACAATCTAGGGGAAACTTCATCTCAATATGAGCATGATCTCTAGACAAGTGATTTGTTTTAATCACTATCACACTCCTAAGGGATATCCAGTAAATTCTCTTGAGAGAACATCAATAATTATTATCCAAAATCCTTTATACCGGTCATGTTTTGAGAAAGCGCTAAGTTACTTTCCTCTATTCAGTACATGCACGGGAATCCGAGCTTTTTTAGGTCTTTCTGCAATAAAAGAAAGTTTAGAAATCCGCATCCACGGAGTCGGTACACGGTGTCCTTTTTATCCTTGTATAACAATCAATTCTGATCTTGTTTCCATTAAACGACAGGCTTGGCTAGAGCTCTTGGGAATTAAAGGTTTATTCATGATCTATCACTTAGTAGTTAAAGTTGTATGCTTTTTCTTAGCTTATTGCCGACATATACTAAAATGTCCCCGAAGCAAACCAATAAAATCCCCACAAGAAAAAATTTTAGATTTGATAAACTAGAAGAGTGTATCGTCCCCACTATAAAATTGCTGCTGCCGCTGCTGCAAGCTCGGAACGCTCTGTCTTTGTCATAAACATATGGCCATATAAAGAAAGATGGTGAAACTTACCTACTAAATAGGTAAGCCCATTAGAGTTTTCATCAAAGTAGAGACTATCAATTTGCGTGGGATCCCCTGTCAAAACAATTTTAGTTCCCTTACCTGCACGAGAAATAATGGTTTTAATCTCATGAGGAGTCAAATTTTGAGCTTCATCAATAATCATAAATACTTTGGGCAAGGATCTTCCACGAATATAAGTCAAAGCTTCCATCTCTAACTTTTTTGCCTCCATTAAAGAGTGGAGAGCTTCGGAAAAATCTCCCATACCATAAATATTAAAGAGAAATTCCATGTTATCATAAATGGGCTGCATCCAATGTAAAAGTTTCTCTTCTTTTAAGCCTGGGAGGAAACCGATGTCTTTCCCCATAGGAACAATTGGACGGCTAATTAATAACTTATTGTAGTTTCCTTTGTCAAACACCTGATACATAGCTGCAGCTAATGCCAGAACTGTTTTCCCTGATCCTGCTTGACCCATTAAAGTCACTAACTTAATATCATCCCGCAAAAGTAGATCCAAAGCACACTTTTGCTCCATATTTAATGGTTGGATTCCCCAAATATTCTGTGGAAGATCCTTCAAAGCAATTATGCGTTTTTCTTTCTCTGAGTAACGACCTAAAGCAAAATAGTTCCCCTCACTAGACAGGAAAAAATACTCATTAGGTGACGGGAGAGTCTCCGGACATATATCTACATATCCCCGAGCATAAAAACTTTCTATATCGGATACAGATACTCGAAGCTCCCTATATCCACGATACAATGAACGGAAGGAAAACCTTTTGTTTTCATAATCCTTAGATTCTATGCCTAGAGCCTCTGCACGCACACGCCGACTTAGACTTTTTGTCACAAAAACCATCGGTTCACGCTGAGCAATAATTTGTAATAATTCTAAAGTCAGGAGTTTTCGACGTTTTTCTTCATTCGATAAATTAGTTATAGAAGAGACCTCGATACGCAATTCACTGCCATTAGGCAAGATAATACCGTCAATATGATTTCCCTCTCTTTCTAAAAGCAAACGAATATTACTCAAAGCACGTGAAGC encodes:
- a CDS encoding type B 50S ribosomal protein L31, whose product is MKKNTHPEYRQVLFVDSSTGYKFVCGSTYQTDKTEVFEGKEYPVCYVSVSSASHPFFTGSKKFVDAEGRVDKFLKRYSNIKAPSPVEETAAPAKGKKKGSTKKKK
- the lepB gene encoding signal peptidase I produces the protein MKQQYSLNKSRQILHSTYKLLKSKKVACHPNAQKEGKILLEQLEEAIFQKDRELASQLAKRAQQFQKTYPSSLVKKIWEFTKAIFFAAILAFCIRQFWFELYEVPTGSMRPTILEQDRLIVSKTTFGLHFPFIKQPWGFRPEAVTRGGLVVFTVGDLPIPNPNTQYFWFFTGKKRYIKRCMGKPGDIVYFYGGKIYGLDHKGDPITFPTEHGLDQLYHVPYISFDGSTEMTKGEKTTICFKQMNQPCGKLVFPREESYGQFFNQNTWNNDTPNALKYPHQKPVSYADLFGMGNYAMVRILTHKQASLSHITPTSPAIAYLEINHTPNTSYPPPQIHSYNQQLFPTLRPMTTLLPLRQEHIHLIRNNLNTSRFIISEGVAYKYQPNVLKLDPASRIFALPFPGVENGCYEYFKGEAYKIGFGGIRYKLKPTHPLMQLNDNQVIDLFNCGMNFNSFYIPTNPKHSPLPNRYAFYNHGNLYIMDSPIFIQSDPALQKFVELEKAKQEASSESQPYIGFIDRGPPPNNPEEFATFIRNFGIHVPERHILVLGDNYSMSADSREFGFVPVENLLGTPLWIFWPLGHFQHLKNVSSPTTLPGYTVNGLALAALLYVASHSYFKKRRRLFPKNQK
- the ileS gene encoding isoleucine--tRNA ligase, giving the protein MDTEYKDGLVDREEQILEFWNRNHIFQKSLQLRLGKPIYAFYDGPPFATGLPHYGHLLAGTIKDAVCRFATMNGYYVPRRFGWDCHGVPVEYEVEKSLNLTTPGAIENFGIGAFNEECRNIVLRYVKEWQHYVNRIGRWVDFSATWKTMDASFMESVWWVFSSLYKQGLVYESVKVVPFSTKLGTPLSNFEAGQNYKEVNDPSIIVKFSLVDDPASLLVWTTTPWTLVSNMAVAVGPELIYVRIIDKSSGEQWILGQECVARWFSDSTSYEILESFPGTSLVGKNYLPPFDIFTHKRQEGAFRVIPGPFVEENEGTGVVHMAPAFGEADFFVCKEHHIPVVCPIDNHGYFTGEVPEYQGKYIKDCDKEIVRKLKGLGKVFYQGTIMHRYPFCWRTDTPLIYKTVNSWFIAVEEIKDRMLQENQKIHWVPEHIKEGRFGKWLEGARDWAISRNRYWGTPIPIWKSADGEILVVGSIKELEELSGEKISDLHCHFIDQLKIQKNGKSFQRVPYVFDCWFDSGAMPYAQNHYPFENQQQTESSFPADFIAEGLDQTRGWFYTLTVISTALFNQPAFKNAIVNGIILAEDGNKMSKRLNNYPSPMHIMNTYGADALRLYLLHSVVVKAEDLRFSDKGVESILKQILLPLTNVLTFFKTYTDLYGFDKSQFGKEGCAYTEIDRWILSNLNTVIGKVRDSMGAYNLHMAVHPFVAFIDDLTNWYIRRSRRRFWESEDTLDRRAAFATLYEVLLVFSKVIAPFIPFISEDIYQQIRHTSSEESVHLCDFPHKNLDKVFPELEQRMSDVREIVGLGHSLRKEYKLKVRQPLSNFYIIGPKERLDVLTSFEQLIAEELNIKNIVFYKETPHFIRTTVKPNFRSLGKKVGSKINEVKKALASLSQEAIQRFLQQQYVSLLLGDTQMTLELDDVLISWETEPGYVARSSTLFTVVLDCQLTEDLITEALSREIVNKINTMRRNRKLQVSDRISLQMKTSSEVQAAFMKYKEYICEETLTQQYQFADLLEGEEWDINGYPTTIAFNVVSSPCK
- a CDS encoding PhoH family protein; the encoded protein is MNKTMVIDTSVFIYDPEALSSFEDTRIIIPFTVIEELEGCAKFRDESAKNASRALSNIRLLLEREGNHIDGIILPNGSELRIEVSSITNLSNEEKRRKLLTLELLQIIAQREPMVFVTKSLSRRVRAEALGIESKDYENKRFSFRSLYRGYRELRVSVSDIESFYARGYVDICPETLPSPNEYFFLSSEGNYFALGRYSEKEKRIIALKDLPQNIWGIQPLNMEQKCALDLLLRDDIKLVTLMGQAGSGKTVLALAAAMYQVFDKGNYNKLLISRPIVPMGKDIGFLPGLKEEKLLHWMQPIYDNMEFLFNIYGMGDFSEALHSLMEAKKLEMEALTYIRGRSLPKVFMIIDEAQNLTPHEIKTIISRAGKGTKIVLTGDPTQIDSLYFDENSNGLTYLVGKFHHLSLYGHMFMTKTERSELAAAAAAIL